The DNA window GCCCCTGCTGGGCCGGTGTAGAAGGAGTAAGGCCAGTTCGTTAGTGGTGTTTCCTCTCGGGAGCCTTCAGGCTAGATTGGGAGTTCTGTGCGGCTTCATCCACAGCTCTGCTCGAGCCGAGATGCGCTTCAACTACCAGGCCTAAGGCACACGTGGCCGCTGGAGCTCAGCTCAGCAACTGAGAATGAAGGACCCTCCAGAGCCCCAGAAGACCCCCGCCCGGGGAGTGACATCAGTTGGGGAGCTATTAATAACTGCCCTTCCCTCCCTGTCATATTTCCTGAACTGGTGAGCTTTGTGGAGGGATGGAGTAGGAGGGAGCTGCTTGCCATTAATCTGGGAACAAACAGCTAACCCCGGTGACTGGTATTTTCGCTTTTCTTTTCTCACTTTCCTCAGTGTGGGGAAGGCGATTGTGAGGCGCTCTGCTGGAATTTGGCAGCGCGGAGGCTTGGAGAGCAGCCCCATGCTGGCTCCTATTCAGCCGGCCAGTTTTCCTCGAGCTTTGGAAGTTTCGCTCAGCCGTGCACTCAATGGCTTCACAAAGCTGATTACAAGCTTCAGCGCATTCCTGAAGGAGCCAAAAGCGACGCAGGTGCAAACGAGCCGAGGGAGCCCCTTATCCCGGTGACAGAATGGGACAAGCTGGGAAAGGCTTGGACCACACAAATCCAAGGCTCACCAGGCAGCAGAGAGCCTGCCTTGGGAACCGGGGGTCATTATCCGCCCTATTCAGCGGGGCCGGGGACCCCGGGGCCGGGTAGGCCGGCCAGGCGCAAGCACCACCGCCAGTGTGCGCCTACGGCAGTGGGGACCCCGCTGGGCGCTGCAGTCCATCGGGATGTTGGGCGCTGTGTTTGTTCTCACCGACAGCGGTCCGTGAAATCTATCTTGTTCCTGAAAGCTGGTGTCCACGCTAAGGGGGATTCAGGAGAACCAGGGTGGCGGCGAAGATGCGCGGTGCCTCGACAGTCGGCAACTTCGGTTGCTGAGGGCGGGCGCACTGACCTGTTCCTGCCGCGGGCCGCTCTCAGCTCCCCCTCACCCCCGCCCCAAGTCTTGTCAACACCCCcgcacaccccacccccagccctcagcTCTTGGTTTTTCCTCTCTGCGAATCCCACGGAGAGCGAGCTCCACGAAGTGCGATGGGAGGGACAGTGACCGGGAAGGGTGGGTCACCAGGTGGTCCGGTGCACCTAGCAGGGCAGTGGAGAACGAGGAGCCACGTCTAGGATAATTAAATCACGTCCCTGCCAGCGACGAAAGGACTACCGGCCGCGGTGACAGGCTGGCTCGGCGCGTAGAGCTTGCAGAAGGGACGAGCGTGGGACGGACTGAAGTGGGACCGCTGGAGTTCAGGGGCGGGCTAATCCGACCCCGTGGgcagcgcccccccccccgcatccAGGTCAGCACAGCAGCCtaggtacccccccccccccgcgtcCTCCCACTCTCAGCCTCACGTCGCGAGGCCTCAGCCCAGCCCCACGCTTTGCCTGGCTGCACCCCGAGGTGCCCGCATGCAGGGCGCGGGCGGGCAGGGCGCGGGCGCTTGCCGACGCTCTTTCGTCTGATAACTAATTTGAGTTAATGCGATCTTTATGTAAAGCTAACAGCGGATAATTGTCTATTTTCTCGCCAACAGTCTCCATCTCAGTCACTTATCTGGAAACCTGCGGCTGGATTAATCGCTATATTCCCAAGACGAGAGGTGCGGCAATCCGCAGTGTAACACGGGTGGGAACTCGAAAGcatcatccccccaccccccaggctcTCCTGGTGCCAGCAGCGGGCCAGCTCCCTGCAGATCTGAATCCGGCATCATTGCTAGCACCTGTTTGGACTCCCGGTGGGGCTGAGCAGGCACGGAGGCGCAGAGAGAATGTGGGGGTGGAGAAGGAGACAGACCTGTGGGGACCCCGGCCTACGTGAGGCACAAGACTGCCTGTGGGAATAAAGCCTTTTGACCTGACAGAAATGAAGCTGGAGAGCTTCAGACCGACCATGGCCTATTTAGATACGGAAGTATGCTCCCTCCCATCTTGATCTTCCAacctcacccctaccccacccGCCGCTGCTCCTTAGGCCCCTCCCCTGGAATTTCCTCTTTTAGAGTCCTGGTCCTCTAAGCCAAGAACTGGCAATATTTACTTAGGAACTGTGGGCGTGGAAATAAATCCTTGTTTTCCAGCCCCTCGTCCTACCTACTGGAGTTGTGGTAACAAAGGTCCAGGGAGGAAGCATGTGCCTACAAAAACTTTCTCAGCTGAGGTCAAAACATCAGCTCCAAGGGAAAAATCATTTTGGTGCCTGAGGTGCTGCACGGGGCGACTTCTCTGGAGGTGTCAAAACCCATTGCCAGTTTGTGAAAACTAGCACTGCTTCTGGTCTGGCTGGTCAGTCACTTGGAGGTAAAACCTCTGCTCTGGAGTATTTCTACATCTCAGCTTTACCACCCCggccccgcccccatccccaccttggTGTGAATTTTTCAAGATGTCATTTCAGGAGAACAGGAAATTCCATTTCACACTGTGACTGCCTTGGGCCTCCATTTTGGCAGTATAGTAAGTTCCATATGGAACAAGAGTGAACACCCATTGGTCCGTCACATTTTTAGATTGTTAGAGACGAAGGGGGGTGGGGTGCCCTGGGATGCTCCCCCATCTGGGCCCTGCAAGATCCTCTTAAAAGTCAATGTTCCTCTCCACTA is part of the Onychomys torridus chromosome 17, mOncTor1.1, whole genome shotgun sequence genome and encodes:
- the LOC118569157 gene encoding uncharacterized protein LOC118569157, whose product is MIGETQPGIHSTFKVWQNQGELPVSADDPVVTFQPLQLQNESRASCSSLLLMHEEEAWLDEQPPRMQIGSSVRLHPQLCSSRDALQLPGLRHTWPLELSSATENEGPSRAPEDPRPGSDISWGAINNCPSLPVIFPELCGEGDCEALCWNLAARRLGEQPHAGSYSAGQFSSSFGSFAQPCTQWLHKADYKLQRIPEGAKSDAGANEPREPLIPVTEWDKLGKAWTTQIQGSPGSREPALGTGGHYPPYSAGPGTPGPGRPARRKHHRQCAPTAVGTPLGAAVHRDVGRCVCSHRQRSVKSILFLKAGVHAKGDSGEPGWRRRCAVPRQSATSVAEGGRTDLFLPRAALSSPSPPPQVLSTPPHTPPPALSSWFFLSANPTESELHEVRWEGQ